One segment of Bacillus alkalisoli DNA contains the following:
- a CDS encoding MFS transporter: protein MASIPLVMTLGNSMLIPVLPIFEKKVGISSFQTSMIITSYSVASIFLIPIAGYLSDRFGRKVIILPSLIIALLGGLISGFASWKLEDPFMWIIIGRVLQGVGAAGATPIILPLVGDLYKDDDEKTSSCLGIIETSNTFGKVLSPILGSLFAAILWFLPFFSISFFSLISILLVFFFIKVPKKKEDPLVLKDFIVKTKETFKKEGKWLYTTFIVGAFAMLVLFGVLFYLSDILEKTHNLDGIKKGFVLAIPLFTLCIASFITGRKIKGDVDTMKKIVLISLALIAISVVFVGITTKMLVLLLAISSLLGIGIGAILPCLDALITENIEKDERGTISSFYSSSRFIGVAAGPPIMSVVMKSYLTVSFIAAAVLAIIIGILVWKFVKHVKPPKVALW, encoded by the coding sequence ATGGCTTCCATACCTCTCGTCATGACACTAGGAAATTCGATGTTAATACCTGTACTCCCTATTTTCGAAAAGAAGGTTGGAATCTCATCTTTTCAAACGAGCATGATTATTACAAGTTATTCCGTTGCTTCCATCTTTCTCATTCCAATTGCAGGTTACTTATCAGACAGGTTTGGAAGAAAAGTAATTATCCTTCCCAGCTTAATAATTGCATTATTAGGTGGGCTAATTTCTGGATTTGCTTCCTGGAAATTAGAGGATCCTTTTATGTGGATTATTATCGGTCGTGTTCTCCAAGGAGTAGGGGCCGCTGGTGCAACACCAATTATCCTACCATTGGTTGGAGATTTATATAAAGACGATGATGAAAAAACAAGTTCTTGTCTCGGTATTATAGAAACATCCAATACGTTCGGGAAAGTGCTCAGTCCGATATTAGGTTCCTTATTTGCAGCAATATTATGGTTTTTGCCCTTTTTCTCTATTTCTTTCTTTAGTTTAATATCCATTCTTCTTGTTTTCTTTTTTATAAAAGTGCCAAAGAAAAAGGAGGACCCTCTTGTTTTAAAAGATTTTATCGTCAAAACAAAAGAAACTTTTAAGAAAGAAGGGAAATGGCTTTATACAACTTTTATTGTTGGGGCATTCGCTATGCTAGTCCTATTTGGAGTGTTATTTTATTTATCCGATATTCTGGAGAAAACCCATAATCTAGATGGAATTAAAAAGGGTTTTGTACTGGCTATTCCCCTATTCACTTTATGCATCGCTTCCTTTATCACTGGTCGAAAAATAAAAGGCGATGTAGATACGATGAAAAAGATTGTTCTCATTTCTTTAGCGTTAATTGCTATTAGTGTTGTATTTGTCGGTATCACGACAAAAATGCTTGTTCTTCTTTTAGCTATTTCTAGCTTGCTCGGAATCGGTATTGGAGCTATTTTGCCATGTTTGGATGCATTAATCACTGAAAATATTGAGAAAGACGAACGTGGTACCATTTCTTCTTTTTATAGTTCATCCAGGTTTATTGGGGTAGCTGCTGGTCCACCAATCATGTCAGTTGTGATGAAAAGTTACTTAACTGTTAGTTTTATTGCAGCGGCGGTACTTGCGATTATAATTGGAATTCTTGTATGGAAATTTGTAAAACATGTAAAGCCACCAAAAGTCGCACTTTGGTAA
- a CDS encoding LysE family transporter has product MSVSILVSYIFLGLSLAAPIGPVNSARLDKGIKNGFWHAWIVGAGSMVADAIFMLIVYMGMVHFLDIPFVQVFLWLFGGFILIYSGMESILGVNSITITAIRKKESLLKCFLTGFIMSISSPLSILFWLGIYGSILAKTAQTSGTSQLLLYSCMIFIGLTLWDIFVAGLTSGFRKYLTSTSLKVISVLSGISLLGFGVYFGYQGLRALFG; this is encoded by the coding sequence TTGAGTGTAAGTATATTAGTTAGTTACATATTTTTAGGTTTGTCCTTGGCAGCTCCGATTGGTCCAGTTAACTCTGCCCGGTTGGATAAGGGTATTAAAAATGGTTTTTGGCACGCTTGGATTGTTGGTGCAGGTTCGATGGTCGCTGATGCTATTTTCATGTTAATTGTCTACATGGGGATGGTGCATTTTTTAGATATTCCGTTCGTGCAAGTATTTCTTTGGTTGTTTGGCGGGTTTATTCTTATTTATTCAGGTATGGAAAGTATTCTAGGCGTTAATTCCATTACTATAACGGCAATTAGAAAAAAAGAGTCGTTACTCAAATGTTTTCTCACTGGCTTTATTATGTCTATTTCTAGTCCATTATCTATTTTATTTTGGCTTGGTATCTATGGCTCCATTTTGGCTAAAACTGCGCAAACAAGTGGGACTAGCCAGTTGCTCCTTTATAGTTGTATGATTTTTATCGGGTTAACGTTATGGGATATATTTGTCGCAGGGTTAACTTCAGGGTTTCGAAAATATTTAACAAGTACAAGCTTAAAGGTAATTTCTGTTCTTTCCGGAATCTCTCTATTAGGTTTCGGAGTTTACTTCGGATATCAAGGGTTAAGAGCGCTATTTGGTTAA
- a CDS encoding DUF3231 family protein — MNTLPRLTSSEIGVIWAAYQEATMTTCFLKYFIRTVDDCETNILLKECLKKEELFIEKLVHVMKQDNMPVPVAFSDSDVNLEAPRLFSDEFVLFYKMGLAKIGLIKDSTSLSLLSRVDLLKLFKARLDECYETYETTTILLLKRGLYVRPPYLYPPEVEFVKGSGYLGGTLFGKRPLNVMEVAHLVMNNNYNLIGLMLCTGFSQVAENKDVVKHMVKGKEITKEIMAICSDFLMESDVQAPSTWDAEVTSSTVAPFSDRLMLFYIAMLSEVGLNIYSTSSAASLRTDLQVAYAKVSQDVASFTKNGVELMIKFHWLEQPPTFPDRNKLAKK, encoded by the coding sequence TTGAATACTTTACCTAGATTAACTTCTTCCGAAATAGGAGTCATTTGGGCTGCTTACCAAGAAGCCACGATGACAACCTGTTTTTTAAAATATTTTATACGTACGGTGGATGATTGTGAAACGAACATTTTATTAAAGGAATGTTTAAAGAAGGAAGAATTATTCATTGAAAAACTAGTACATGTGATGAAACAAGATAACATGCCAGTTCCAGTAGCATTTAGTGATAGTGATGTGAATCTAGAAGCTCCTCGTTTGTTTTCAGACGAGTTTGTCCTATTTTATAAAATGGGTTTAGCGAAAATTGGACTTATTAAAGACAGTACATCACTAAGTTTGTTATCACGAGTCGATTTATTGAAACTTTTTAAAGCTCGTCTAGATGAATGCTATGAAACATATGAAACGACGACAATCCTCTTATTAAAAAGGGGGTTATATGTGAGGCCACCTTATTTGTATCCACCTGAAGTCGAGTTTGTTAAGGGGAGTGGATATTTAGGAGGGACACTTTTCGGAAAAAGGCCACTAAATGTAATGGAAGTGGCCCATCTAGTAATGAACAATAACTACAATTTAATAGGACTAATGCTATGTACTGGATTTAGTCAAGTGGCCGAAAATAAAGATGTAGTGAAACATATGGTAAAAGGAAAAGAGATAACGAAAGAAATTATGGCGATATGTTCGGATTTTTTGATGGAATCAGATGTTCAAGCACCGTCAACATGGGATGCGGAAGTTACTTCATCAACCGTTGCTCCTTTTTCGGACAGACTCATGTTATTTTATATCGCGATGTTGAGCGAGGTAGGATTAAATATTTATTCTACTTCATCTGCTGCAAGTTTAAGAACAGACCTTCAAGTAGCTTACGCCAAAGTTTCTCAAGATGTTGCTTCATTCACGAAGAATGGAGTCGAATTAATGATCAAATTCCACTGGCTAGAACAACCACCAACATTTCCGGATCGAAACAAGCTTGCAAAGAAGTAG